The following are encoded together in the Phragmites australis chromosome 19, lpPhrAust1.1, whole genome shotgun sequence genome:
- the LOC133899874 gene encoding uncharacterized protein LOC133899874, which yields MSSKEKPTLGGTRIKTRKRNIAAPLDPASFSDAIVQIYLDNGGDLELVAKSIESSDLNFSRYGDTFFEVVFVGGRTQPGTIKPEEEGERHPYSVLDCAAQREAILPFVLYIQKTLRRRPFLIKNLENVMRKFLQSLEFCEENERKKLAIFTALAFSQKLSGLPPETVFQPLLKDNLVTKGIVLSFITEFFKEYLKENTLDDLIALLKKGKMEDNLLEFFPSTKRSSEALSEHFTKEGLTSLVEYNEKKMFEVKLKEIKSTLTTMINEETEISEVIEIVKQQVKDAKFPDIEVIRMLWDVLMEAVQWSGKNQQQNSNSALRQVKAWAGLLNAFCTSGKLELELIYKVQTQCYEDAKLMKLFPEIIRTLYDQDVLAEDTVLLWFRKGSNQKGRQSFVKALEPFVKWLEEAEEEE from the exons AGGCACGCGGATTAAGACCCGCAAGCGGAACATCGCAGCTCCTTTGGACCCTGCATCATTCTCTGATGCAATTGTCCAGATTTATCTGGATAATGGTGGAGATCTG GAACTTGTCGCCAAAAGTATCGAGTCCTCAGATCTCAACTTCTCACGTTACGGTGACACCTTTTTTGAG GTTGTTTTCGTTGGAGGTCGCACTCAGCCTGGCACAATAAAacctgaagaagaaggagagcgCCACCCATATTCTGTGCTAGATTGTGCAGCACAGCGTGAAGCAATTTTGCCTTTTGTCCTCTATATTCAGAAAACATTACGCAGGAGGCCTTTCCTAATAAAGAACCTTGAAAATGTTATGCGCAAATTCCTCCAATCCTTGGAGTTCTGTGAGGAAAATGAGAGGAAGAAACTTGCCATTTTCACAGCACTTGCATTTTCTCAGAAGTTGTCAGGGCTTCCACCTGAGACTGTATTCCAGCCATTGCTCAAGGATAATCTTGTTACCAAAGGGATAGTGCTTTCATTCATTACTGAGTTTTTCAAGGAATATCTAAAAGAGAACACTTTGGATGATCTAATCGCACTTTTGAAGAAAGGCAAAATGGAGGACAATTTGCTGGAGTTTTTCCCTTCAACAAAGAGGTCTTCTGAGGCTTTATCTGAGCATTTCAC CAAAGAAGGTTTGACTAGCCTTGTTGAGTACAATGAAAAGAAAATGTTTGAAGTTAAACTTAAGGAGATAAAGTCAACACTGACTACCATGATCAATGAAGAGACTGAAATATCTGAAGTCATTGAGATTGTCAAGCAACAAGTTAAAGATGCTAAATTTCCTGATATAGAGGTTATCCGCATGCTGTGGGATGTGCTTATGGAGGCTGTTCAGTGGTCGGGAAAGAACCAGCAGCAGAATTCTAATTCAGCACTTCGGCAG GTGAAAGCGTGGGCTGGTCTTTTAAATGCTTTTTGCACAAGTGGCAAACTAGAACTCGAACTTATATACAAGGTTCAGACACAGTGCTATGAGGATGCTAAGCTGATGAAGCTGTTTCCTGAAATTATAAGAACACTGTATGACCAAGATGTCCTAGCTGAAGATACTGTCCTCCTTTGGTTCCGTAAAGGTTCGAACCAAAAGGGCAG GCAATCTTTCGTGAAAGCTCTGGAGCCTTTTGTCAAATGGCTCGAGGAGGCTGAGGAGGAAGAATAA